Within Halorussus sp. MSC15.2, the genomic segment TCTCGGCGTCGGCCGCGCAGTTGCGCATCTCGTGGCGGGCGTCGTAGAGCGCGGGGCGAGCGAGGGTGGTCATCCCCGCGCCGACGCCGACCACGACGCCGTCGCCCGCCTCCTTGACCGTGTTGACCGCGGTCAACAGGACGCCGGCGTCCGCCACGAGATACCGGCCGGGTTCGACCGCGAGGGTCGCGTCAACCTCGCCCAGCGCCTCGCGGGTCGCGCCCGCCACGGCGGCGAGGTCGAGGGGGTCCTCGTCGGGGCGGTAGGGGACGCCGAACCCGCCGCCGACGTCCACGAACTCCAGTTCGACGCCCCGGTCCTCGACCTCTCGCGCGAGGTCGCCCATGCGCGAGACCAGTTCCCGGTGGGCCGAGAGGTCCTCGCCAGAGATACCGCTTCCGGCGTGGGCGTGGAGACCGACCACCTCGAAGTCGGTTGCGGCCGATTCGACCGTGTCGGCCGCGCGGTCGTACGGGACGCCGAACTTGGCGTCCGCGCCGGTCGCCACCTTCTCGTGGTGGCCCGCGCCGACGCCGGGGTTGACTCGCAGACAGATTCGGCCGTCGTACCCCCGCTCGGCGAGTCTGTCGAGGGTGTCGGCTGCGCCCGCGGTAATCGTCAGTCCGGGGTGGTCGTCGGCGAGTCGGACCGCCACGTCGAGGTCGCGGTCAGGCGGGTTGACCGCGGTGTAGTGGACGCGCGACCCCGCGACGCCCGCGTCGAGGACTCTCGCGAGTTCGCCCGCGGACGCGCACTCGATGCCCGCGCCCTCGTCGGCGAGCGCTCGCAGGACCGGCCGGGCGGTGTTGGCCTTCGCGGCGTAGTACACCTCGGCCTCCGGGAAGGCGTCGTCCATCCGTCGGTAGTTCTGCCGGACGCGGTCCAAATCGAGGACGTAGAGGGGCGTCCCGTGGTCGTCGGCCAACTCCCGGAGGCGCTCGGCCGACCAGTCGGCGAGTCGTCGGACCGCCGGGTTCCGGACCGCGTTCATTCCCGCAGGGCCTCCTCGCGCTCGACGCCTTCGAGGGTCGTCTCCTCGACGTCCATCGCCACGACCGCGGGCTTGTACGCCCCGCCCTCGAACAGGTCGTGGTCGCCGACCGACGACTCCACGAACCGGGTGAACGCCCGGCGCTCGGGCGGGAGGTGACCGTAGACGACCTCCTCCTCGACGAGGTCGTAGACCGGGATGCGAGGCGTGAGCAGGGTGTTCTCCGCGACCACGCTGTTCTCGCCCACGACGAATCCCGAGGTGACTCGACAGCCAGCGCCGAGCGACGCGCCGTCCTCCACGACGACGGGCGCGTCCTCGACCGGTTCCAGCACGCCGCCGATGAGGGTGTTCGCACCCAGCTTCACGTCCGAGCCGATTTGCGCGCACGACCCCACGGTGTCACAGGAGTCCACGAGGGTACCGTCGCCGACGTGCGCGCCGATATTGACGAAGCTCGGACTCATCATGATGCAGTCCGACCCGAGGTACGCGCCGCGTCGAATCACGGTCCCGTCGGGGGTGTTGCGGGTGCCCCGGCCGGGCAGGTCGTCGGTCTCGCGCAGGGGCAACACGTCGTGGTAGGTCACGTCGCCGTACTCCCGGCCCTCGATGCCGCGCAGGCCGAAGTTGAGCAGGATGCCCCGCTTGACCCACTCGTTGGACTCCCACTGGCCGTTACCGGACTGCGTCCGGTCGCTCGCCGAGCCTCGCTCGGCGGTGCCGCGCTTCTCGGCGGCCCGGACCTCGCCGGTTTCGAGCGCGTCGAGGAACGCTTCGAGGACGGCGTATTCCTCCTCGCCCGCGTCGGCCGCGGTGAGGTCGCCGTCGTCGTATCGATGCCACAGGTCGTCTACCTCAGTTTCCAGACTCATGCGTCTCCCTCCACTACGTCGGCAAAATCGTACCAGCCGGGTTCTCGTTCGGCAAGCCAGACCGCCGCGTCGAGCGCCCCCTCGGCGAAGACGCCCCGGTCCTCCGCTCGGTGGGTGAGGCGGACCTCCTCGTGGTTACCCGCGAGCAGGACCTCGTGTTCGCCCGTAATCGTCCCGGCGCGCCGGGCGTGGACGCCGATGTCGCCCGCCTCGCGGGGGGCCTCGCCCTCGCGCCCGTGGACGCGCTGGGTTCGCGGCTCGGTTCCCTCGCCGCTCGGGTCCGAGGCGCTCTGCGCCTCGCGCGTCTCTTCGATTCGCTCCAGAATCGTCTTCGCGGTGCCGCTCGGCGCGTCGCGCTTCCGGTTGTGGTGGGTCTCGGTGACCTCCACGTCGTAGCCCGGCAGGTCCGCGACCGCGGACTCGACTGCCGAGAGCAGCGCCTGCACGCCCCGACCGAAGTTCGACGCCTTCAGCACGGGCGCGTACTCCGCGAGTTCACGGAGCGCCGCCTCGCCCTCGTCGTCGAACCCGGTGGTGCCGACCACGCTGGCGACACCGGCCTCGGCGGCGACCGCGACGTAGTTCTGACTGCTCGCAGGGCCGGTGAAGTCCACGATTACGTCCGGGTCGCGCTCGGCCACCAGTCGGTCGAACTCGCGGGCGGGTTCGACCGAGACCTCGCCGACGGACTCTTCGTCCGCGGGGTCGCGGTTGACGGCGAAGGCGACGCTCACGTCCTTGCGGGCGCTGGCGGCGTCGAGGACCGCCCTCCCCATCTGGCCGGTCGCGCCCGTCACTGCGACTGCTACGCTCATGGTCGTCTCTGCGGTCCGGTCGGTCGTCGCTCGCTTCCCGCCGGTCGTCGCTCGGTCTCGGTCATGGCTGTACCTCAGTCGGTTCTCCCTCTAACTCTCCGAGGATACCCGCAAGTTCTGCGCGGTGGTCCTCCGAGAGGCGGGACAGCGGCGAGCGCAGGTGCGCCGGGCCGTAGTCCCGAATCTCCATGGCCTCCTTGACCGGGATGGGGTTGGTCTCCTCGAACAGCGCGCGGACGAGGGGCGCGAGTTCCTCGTGGACCTCGCGGGCCTCGGCGAAGTCGCCCGACAGGGCGGCCTCGACCAGCGCCACGGTGCGCTCGGGTTCGACGTTCGCGGACACGCTGATGGTGCCGGTCGCGCCGAGCGAGAGCATCGGGAGCGTGAGGAAGTCGTCGCCCGATAGCACCGAGAACTCCTCGTCGCGGGTGCGCTCTATCACGTCGCCGATTCGGTTCAGGTCGCCGCTGGCGGCCTTGTAACCGACGATGTTCTCGTGTCGCGCGAGCGATTCCGCGGTCTCGACCGCGATGTTGCGGCCCGTGCGCGAGGGGACGTTGTAGAGTATCTGTGGGAGGTCCACCTCGTCGGCGATAGTGCGGTAGTGGCGCTCCATCCCCTCGGGTTCGGGCTTGTTGTAGTACGGCGAGATGAGCAACAGCGCGTCCGCCCCGGCGTCGGCCGAGCGCCGGGAGAGTTCGAGGGCCTCGCGGGTGTTGTTACTCCCGGCCCCTGCGATGACGGGCACGTCCACGGCGTCGGTGACCGCCTCGACCACCTCGACGTGTTCGTCGTGGCTCAGGGTCGCGCTCTCGCCGGTCGAACCGACCGCGAGGAGACCGTCCACCCCGGCGTCCGCGAGGCGCTGGGCGTCTGCTCGGAGCTGGTCGAAGTCGATACTGTCGTCGGATTCGAAGGGGGTCGTCATCGCGGGGTAGACCCCACTGAAGGGTTCGTCGGTGCGTGTCATGTTGCGTTATGTTCGGGACTGGTGGGCGCGCGGTGCAAAACGAGGACGGCCAACGACGGGTCGCCACGCCGCCGAGGACCTGTTAGTAACCGGGTTTTGTGCGTTTCAGCCCCGAAAAACCGACCGACCCACCGCTGGCCGAGCGAACGCGAACGGCCGCGGCGGGGTCGGAGTGCATATGCGTGACACTCACCTCCGGGGACTTAACCTTTTGGCCGTGGGCGATATCTGCTATCCGTGTCCCTAGCTAACCGACTTCAGTCATCGAATTTCTACACTTCTAAATCGCAGGTATCCGACGAATAGCGGAACGACGAGCCAGAGGAAGAGCATTCCGAAGCCGAACATGTACTCCGGAGAGTCGACCAGATACACCCAGACCTGAGTCGTGGATTTGGACCGGAGCAGTTCCGATAGTAGGGCGCGACTGTACTGATAGCTCCTCACCGGATTGAGACGCTGAACGTAGAGGTACCAAGTTGGCCCCTGCGCCGTCGCAATCGGTCGGAGTCCGCTCGTTGAGACCGTTCCTGTGAACAAATACGCTGCAATCGGTAGGACATGATGTTGCCAGAAGAAGTGCGTCACTGCGTACAATCCGAATACTATCGCAACCGCCCGAAATCGGGACATGACCATTGCCGAGATTCCGACTGCGATTCCAGTCCATACCAGCCCGTAGATTAACAACAGAATCGCGTGGACGAAGAGTTCGAACGCCGCAACTCCGCCGTACAACGCTATGGACTCTGCGACTAAAATGGTAATTGTCGTCACGACTACGACGGTGAGAACGGCTGACCGCCCCAGAAACTTACCAATCAGCACTTCGTGATGAGTCGTGGGTAAACCGAGCAGAAAACGGATACTCCCGGACTCACGTTCCCCGACGACCGCTTTGTATCCCGTTAGAAGTCCAACGACGGGCAGAAAGCGATATAGATGTAACGGAATGTTCTCGGCTACGACGCCTAACGATGCTGGCGAAGCGGGACCCACGTACATGTTTAGCGTGGACGAGGTCCCCATCAAAATCAACGCGACAACGGTTCCCCACAGCATCCGTGAACGGATTGCTGAGGTGAGTTCTTTTCTTACGATAGTGGCTATCCGTGCTCGCATACACTCATCCCTTCATCTCGTACTGCGTGGTAGTTGCCTCGACGAACAAGTCCTCTAACGAGGCCCTTTTCGTCGTAAAATCGGAGATAACCACGTCTCTTTTGGTCAGTTCCGTCAGGACTCTTCTTTTCGCATCTCGGCCCCGGTACCGTATCCGTAGCGTGGACTCCGTGTCGGAAACGCCGGTCACGTTCTCGATTCGTTCCAGTTTACTACCATCCGGAACGGGGTCTGCTTCGATGAGGAGCGTATCGCTCGTCCGTTCGTGTAAACCTTCAATTGTATCTAAATTGATAAGACTACCGCAGTTTATAATTCCAATGCGGTCACACAATGTCTCTACCTCCGACAAGTTGTGACTAGAGAAAACGACCGTCGCACCACGGTTTCGCTCCTTGCGAACAATCTCGCGTAATTCGCGAACGCCGTGAGGGTCGAAACCGGTCGACGGTTCGTCGAGGACGAGCAAGTTTGGACTACCGACGAGAGAGATGCCGAGGGCGAGTCGCTGGCGCATACCCCTAGAGTATCCCGCGACTTTTCTCTCGGTGGCACTCGTCAAACCGACGCGTTCCAAAACGTCCGACGGGTTGGCGTCTACACCCTTTATACCGGCCGCGAACTCGATGTGTTCTCGCGCCGTGAGGCGGTCGTACAATCCGTATCCTTCCGGAACGATACCGAGTTGCTTGCGGACAGCCTGCGGGTCCGTCCAAGGGTCCAACCCGAAGACGGATGCCGTGCCCTCCGTCGGTTCGAGAAATCCCAAAATCAGATTCAGCGTCGTGGACTTTCCCGCGCCGTTCGGCCCGAGAAGGCCGAATATTTCCTCTCGTTCGATAGAGAGAGTAAGGTCTTCGACCGCAGTTACCTCTCCGAACTCTTTCGTTAAACCGCGTGTCTCAACGGCGGCCATGCGAGTTGAAAGTCTGACTCACCTCGAATTAATGTTTCCATTCTAATCTTATCTTATACTCAATAAATTACTTATAGTTAGATTGATTACTATTACGGTATGTCGGAGGAAAGTGACAAGGGAAGCGCATTGACCACGAACCGACGCGAGTTCCTGAAACGGGCTACGGTCAGCGGCGCGTTAGGCGTTACTGGAATCACAAGCAGTGCTACCATCGTCGCGGGAAACGAAGGCCCGAAAACGGACGAAAAACCGCGCCAACAGGAGGCGAAGGGCGTCTTCACTACGTACGCAGACGACCTGCTCTCATTGTTAGCGTCGGAGGGCATCTTGGACAACGGGACGATTACGGAACTTCCACTTGACGAACCGGTGGACTACGAGACTGTAGCCTCGAAGTCCGGTGAAGGAGTCAACTTCGCAACGTGGAGTGGCGTTCGTGCCGACGAGTATCGCATCGTCAAACAATTAGACGACGGCGTTCTCTCCGTTGCGGTTCAACCGGCTAAAAACCATGCTTACGCATTCTACGAACCGGATACGACCGAAGAGACGTACCTTATCAAATCGGACGTCGGAGTGACGAACGTCGAACGAGAGGCCTGCTACAAGGACTGCGGGTGCGTCTCCCAATGCGGCAATTCCGTCTGGGCGGACAGACGCTGTTGTATCCAAGAACCGTGCGGTTCCAGTTGTGCGTGGAACGTTTGGTGCGACTGTTGTAACGGGTGTTGAACACTGGAACGTCGATAGTTCCATTGGGCGCAGTCTCCCCGGAACGGTAACGATGGGGGTTCCATCCGCCTCAACGAAGTACGTGCTGTAGGAACTCGTCCCCCGGTCCGGCGTACACCCCACCGTCCTCTCCAGTGGCGTAACCGGCGAAGGCGGCGTGATAGTCGCTGAGGTATAGCCTAAGAGTGGGTTTTATCTTTCCGACGGCCGAAGCCGGGAGTAATGCTCGTTCTCGGAGACGCCCACGCCGACGACCCCGACAATCGGCGCGCGCTGTTCGCCGCCTATCGGGACGCCGACGCGGAGGTGGCATTGCAGTTGGGCGACCTACTCTACTACGACCTGCCGATTCCCACGTACTTCATCGCCGGTAACAACGAGGACTTCGACACCATCGACGCGCTTCGACACGGCCGCCTCGACAGTTCCAACGTCACGAACGCCTTCCTGCTGTCGGACGAAGCGGTCGAAATCGACGGCCTCCGAATCGCCGGTCTCTGCGGTAACTACGCGCCGACGCAGTTCGAGCGCCCCCGTCCGAACCTGCAGGGCGAGCGCAGGCGACACTTCGTCCGGGGGGACGTGGAGCGTCTGAAGACCGTCGAGGATGTGGACGTGCTGTTGACCCACGAAGCGCCCCACGGCCTGCCGGTCGCGGAGTCCTACGAGGTCGGTTGCGAACACGTGGACGGACTGCTGGAGGCGCTCGAACCCGACCTGTGTCTGGTCGGCCACCACCACGAACACGCCGAGACCACCTACGGTGACACCCGCGTCGTGAGCGTGGCCTCCGTCGAGAAACGTTACTATCGACTCGACCCCGAGACGCTGGAGTTGACCTCGTACCCGACGCCGTCGGCGTAAGGCGTCCTGACTCTGCCGATACTTCTCTGTTCTCCTTGGATTCCGTATCGCTGTAGGGGCACCGTTTCTCTGAACCGAGAGGGCGTCGGCCAGCGCCGGCCCTCAGCGGTCTAAATCGAAGTCTTCGGCGACGCACTGTGCGGCCCTCCGACCGCTCGCCATCGCGGCGTTGAGCGACGAGGTGTCGGTGTACTCGCCCGCGAGGTAGACCGGACCGTCGGGCGCGCGCACGTCGGGCAGTCGGTCGTGGAGGCCCGGCGGTTGGGCGAACTGCGCGAACTCGATGCGACTGGTGTGGAGCGGTTCGAGGTCGAGGCGACGCTCGGGGTACCACGAGTCCAGCGCCCGGGCCGTGCGCTCGGCGAGGGCCTCGTCGTCCTCGTCGGGCACGCCGAGGTAAGTCGCACTCAGGAGGTTGCGGTCCTCCGGCGCGTACTCGGGCGCGACCGCCGAGAGTTGGGCGACGTGGTTCGGCGCGGACGAGTCGGCGTTGAGCAGGAGTCGCGCGCCCGCGTCGAGTTCCGGCCCGTCGAAGGCGTAGTACTGGGTGACACAGCCCTTGGCGTCGGTGGGAATCGACTCGACGCCGGTCAACTCCCGGGCCTGCTTGGGGTCGGTGGCGACCACCACGGCGTCGGCGGTGGTCGAGTCCCTGCCGAGTTCGATTCGGGGGTCGGTCGCGCTCGGGTCGAGGTCGGTCACCGTCTCGTCCATCACGAGGTCGGCCCCGGACTCGCGCGCCGACCCGGCCAGTTGCTCGGCTATCGCGCCCATCCCGCGGGCCGGAACCGCGATGTGGCCGACGGTCAGCATCTTGAAAGTGTACTCGAACACCCGCTTCGAGGTGCCGAGACTCCGGTCGAGGGTGATGCCGCCGTAGAACGGGGCGGCGAAGTTCGTCACGAACTTCTCGGAGAACCCCCGGTCGCGGAGGTACTCGCGGGTAGTCCGGTCCGGACCGCCGGCCATCTCGCGGTCGGACTTCTCGGCGAGTTCCCGCCGGAGTCGGAGCACCCGTAGCTTGTCGCGCACGGTCACGTCCCGATTGAGGAGCGTCTCCAGCGCGGCGTCCACGTCGCGGAAGGGGTCGGCGAGGGTCGAGCGCTCGCCCGGTCGGGCCACCACCGCGCCGGGTTTGAACTGCCGGAGGTCGAGCGCGTCGTAGTCGAGTTCCCGCCGCGCCGCCGGGTAGGCGGTGAACAGCACCTGAAACCCGCGGTCGAAGACGAACCCGTTCCTGCGAACCGAACGCACCCGCCCGCCGGGGTCGTGGTGGCGTTCGTAGAGTCGCACGTCCGCGCCCGCGTCGGCGAGGTGGCGCGCCGCGACCAATCCGGCGAGTCCACCGCCAGCGACGACGACTTCGGTCATGGTCCGGCGTTCGGCCGCGCGCCACAAAGTCTCTCCGTTCCGAGAGGTGGCCCGTCGCGGAAACGTATAAGGAGCGGGTCGTCGTAGCCCGGTCGCATGACACGGCAGGTCAAACTCAGCCGCATCGAGTCCGCGCTCTCGGAACTCTCCTACCCCGTGAGTCGGGACGAGGCCGCCAGCGAGTTCGAGGACGTGACACTCACGCACGCCAACGGGGAGTTGAATCTCGGGGACCTCGTCGCCGACACGTCGGCCGAGGAGTACGAGTCGGTCGAGGACCTCTCGACCGAAATCGAGAACGCCTTGCCGCGGGACGCCGTGGGCGAACCGTATCAGTCGGAAGGTGAAGGGTAAAGCACGACGCTTAACTTACCGCGTCGGCTACGGCGTGACAATAATGGAGTTCTGTGACGAGTGCGGTTCGATGATGAAAGCCGAGGACGAACTGTGGGTCTGCGGAAGCTGCGGCAACAAGACGCCGAAGGACCCGGAGGCCAACTACGTCGTGACCGAAGACCAAGAGGCCAGCGAGGTCATCGAGACCAACAAGGGCGACGAGGAGAGCGCGCTTCCGACCACCGACGCACACTGTCCCGAGTGCGGGAACGACCGCGCCCGATGGTACATGCAACAGATTCGCGCGGCGGACGAGAGCGAGACGCGCTTCTTCATCTGCACCGAGTGCGAACACAAGTGGCGCGAAGACGACAACTAGAACCGCTTTTCGACGTCGTTCGTCGAGAATCTGGACGTACTACCCCACGACCGCCGAACTCGGCCCTTCCCCTCCTTGACGACGTACTTCAACACGTCGCCGCCCTCCGGGAGCGAGTAGAGGTCGCCGAGTTCGTCGGGCGACCGGGGTTCCACGCCGCGCGAGACGTTCCCGATGCCCTTCACCAGCACGTCGTCGGAGACCGCGAAGAGGCGTCGCCGGACGCCGGACCACGTCGGGGCGTCGGCGATGTCCACCGGTTCGTACGCGACGATTTCCCCGCCGTCGAGCGTCTCCGAGAGTTTCTGCAGGGTCACGCCGGCGGTGTCCTCGTCGTGGAGGTACTCCCAGAACCCCGAGGGCATCCCGCGATACTCCCGGAGGTCGCCGTGGTGGAAGCTCAGGACGCCGTGGTCGGGCGCGTCGAGCACGTCGCCCTTGAGGATGCCGAAGCCGAACCGGACGGCGACGTCGGCCTCGCCGACCGTCTCGACCGCGTGGTCGGACAGGACGTTGCCGAAGTCGGGCGCGGGGTCGGGTTCGACCGCCAGCGTCTCGGGGTCGCCCAGTCGAGCGATGTCGGCCACGTCTCGCGGTTCGCGGTACGCCGGCCGCTCGGTGAACTGGAACGCCGCGCCGACGGGCGTCCAGAGGGGGTACTCCCGCACTCGGTCGAGATAGTGGCCCAGACCGCCGTCGCTCCCGGCGACCGACCCTGTACTCCGGACGACGTGGCTGACCTCTGCGTCGGTTCGGGCGAGCATCGCCTCGACGGCGCTGGCCTGCCACTCCGGAACGTCGGTACCGCGGACTAACAGCGCGACTTCGAGCGAATCGGACATGGAGTTGTCGTCGTCAGGACGCGCCCAATCGGCTTTGTTATGCGGCGACTGACGCTCGCAGGTGTCGCCTACGGAAAAACAGGCCGCCCTTGGGCGGGCGGCGTCCGGCGATTCGCCGGGGAGATGTCGAAACGTCGGCCGGGCGTGTCACTGACTCAGGGCCGACGTGCGAACGTCAAGTATCCGGTGTGACCGACCCCCGCGGTGGACGGCCGCGAGCCTCGGTCGTCGAAGTCCATCCGACGCTGGATGGTTTCGAGGGTCTCCACGTCGGCGAGACCCGCCTCGCGGGCCGACTCCACGACCTCACGGGTGTGTTCCACGAACGGCGAGTAGACCGCGACGAACCCGCCCCGGACCAGCAGGTCCGGCGCGTGAGCGACGACCTCGGGCGCGTCCTCGGTGTCGAGGGTCAGCACGTCGAACTCGCCGAGCGCGTCGCCCTCGCTCGCGTCGGCAATTTCATCGGTCACGTCGCCGACGTGCACGTCCACTCGGTCGGCGACGTCTGCGAGTTCCATGTTCCCGCGGGCCACCTCGGCGAACTCGGGGTCGCGCTCGAAGGTGGTCACGTTCGCGCCCATCCGGCCGAGATAGCCCGAGAGGACGCCCGTCCCGGTTCCCGCGTCCAGCACGCGGTCGCCGCTGGCGACGCCGGTGTGACCGACGATGAGACCCACGTCACGGGGCATCATCGGCGCGCCGGTGCGCTCGAAGTGGTTGAACAGGTCCGGACCGCGCAGGGCGCGGACCTCGAACGGTTCGCCGAGGTGGGACTCCAGCGTCTGACCGGGTTCGACGTCCTCGGGAACGTCGACGACGCCGAGGTCGGTCTGGAGTTCCTCGCCCGGTTCTCGCAGGTACTCCCGGTCGCCGTGGACCAGCAGGACCGTCACTGTAGCCGCTCGACGGCGGCCGCGAGGTCGCCGTCGGTGGCTTCCAGCGCTTCGCGGGCGTCGTCTTCGCTCGCTCCGGCCTTCTGAGCGACGATTTCCACGTCCGCGTCGGGGATGCCCCCGCTCCCGTCGCTGTCGTCGCCGGACTCGACCGCGGTAGTTCCGCCGGCGTCGCCCTCGGTGGTCCGGGGTTCGCCGACGACCTGATAGGTCTCCTGCCCGCGGGCGTCCATCACGGTGATGTCGGGGTTGTCGAACACCAGTTTCTCGCCGTCGCTCTTGGTGATGACGACCTCTTCGGCGTCGAGTTCGTCCACGTCGATACCCATCTGCTTCATCATCTGTTGCATCTTGCGGGGATCGAGTCCCCCGCCGCCTCCTCCGAACATACGTGAAGCGTCGGAACGCGAGGGGATAAGCGTGTTGGAGCGAGTCGAAAACGGAGTCGGGCGAAGCCACGGAAGACGGTCGAGAACGGTGTCGATACGCTCGTAGAACTGGGATTCGGAGCGACGGACGAATCAGTCGGCGTCGTCGCCCGCGCCCTCGCGGACCATCACGGCCATCCCGGAGTCGAAGTCGCCCATCGCGTCGGCAGAGAGTTCGGCCCGGCCGACCGCGAGCAGCGACCCGTCCTCGTGGACGACGACAACCTCGTCGCCGGGTCGGACTTCCGGACCGGCCGCGGTGACGAACTTCGCGAAGACGTTCTTGCCGTCGCGGACGAACGGTTCGCTCTCGTCGCCGACCACGACTCGACCCGCGGGCGCGTCAAGCGCGGCAGCGACCCGGCGGCCGCCTTCCAGTCCGAGGGTGAATCGGCCGTCGGTCCCGTACGTCACGACTCGACCGGCGTCGCCGACGACCTGCTGTGGCCGTCCCGACGAGGACCGCTTGACTTCGGGGTCCTCGCTCTCGGGGAACAGCGTCTCGCCGACGCCCGACCCGAACTGGTAGTCGGCAATCGTGCGGAGTCGGGGGAGGTCGTCCGTCTCTCCGGAACTCATTTGCCGGACGTTCGCGTCGCCCGGCGAAAAGCCTTCGTTCTTCGGTCGGTCCGCGGGCGCGGAGACTCGTTCGAGACCGACGCGCCCCATGGTACTAGATAACATCATCCTTGACATCCGACGTCAATTTAACTATTAATCATCTTGTATTCCGGGGACTACGGTTTGATTTATTACCTTGGAGCGGCTACGGACCACCACGATGAAAGCAAAGCTCGGCGTCGCACTGCTGCTCGTTGCCGGTGCCGCCATCTTCGCCGTCGCCAGCCAGCAAACGTTCACGACCTACGTCGTCTCCGCCATCGCGGTCCTCGGTCTCGCGGCCGGGGCGCTCCTGAGCGGAATCGGCGGCGAAGAAGGTCGCCCGGTCTGAAAGACGCTCTTTTCGGTTACAGCAGGAACGTATCGGGTCGCTCGGACATGTCTATGAAGGTGTCGGCCGCCTGAATCAGTTCGTCGGACGTCGATTCCTCGAAGCTAGTGACTTCCGTCCGCACGCCCTCGTGGCGGAGGTGCGAACAGAGCCGCGAGAAGTCGCCGTCGCCCGTGCAGAGGATGACGGTATCGACGTGGTTGGCCAGCGTCACCGCGTCGAGGCTCATTCCGACGTCCCAGTCTGCCTTCTTCGACCCGTCGCCGAACGTCTTGAGTTCCTTAATCTTCGTCTCGAATCCGATGTCGGCGAGCGCCTCGAAGAAGCGCTCCTCGTCCGGGCTATCCGCCTGAATTACGTACGCGATGGCTCGCGTGAGTTCCCGGTCCTGAACCGACTTTTCGAGGACCGCGGAGTAGTCGATGTTACGGCTGTAGACGCTCTGGGCCGTGTGGTAGAGATTTTGAGCGTCCGCGAGGACGGCGACCCGCTGGTTCGGGTGTATCTCGGTCATACGCCAAGATTGGTACTCCCTACGATAAAAAGGTCCGCACAACCCCACCGCGGCGATTCGCTCGCGGGGACCGACTCGACCGGAGACCGCCGTTCACTCCGCCGGTGTCTCGCGGTCGGACAGTTCGAGCGTCTCGGGGTCGAGTCGGTAGTAGCGCTCCCACGCGGGTGCGAGACTCACGACGCGGGTGTCACCGTAGGTGGACTCGGCGTGTTCGTGGTGGTGGCCGACCAGACACAGGTCGGGGTCGAGCGCCTCCAGCAGTTCGTCGATTCGGTCGCATCCGGCGTCGTAGCCGTAGTATATCAGGCCGTGGGCCGCTTCGTGGGTCAGCAACACGTCCACGTCCTCGACGGTCTTCAGACGCTCCACGTCCCCCCGGACGAAGTGTCGCCTGCGCTCGCCCGTCAGGTCGGCGCGCGACTCGTCGTACTTCGTCGGCGCGTAGTTGCCAGTCAGCCCCGCCACGCGCAGGCCCGCGACCTCGGCCGAAGTGCTAGCGAGCAGGTTCGCGTTCCGGACGGTCGTTCCCTCAGGGTCTTCGCCCGCCCGCAGGGCGTCGATGACGTCGAAGTTCTCGTTGTTGCCTCCGACGAAGTACGTGGGAATCGGCAGGTCGTAGTAGAGTAGGTCGCCGGTCTGGAGCGCGACGTCGTCGCCGGAATCGCGGTAGGCCGCGAGCAGCGCGCGCCGTTCGTCGGGGTCGTCGGCGTGGGCGTCTCCGAGGACGAGCATCGGTCGGTACTCGGTCGGAGCGAGGGTAAACGCTGTGGCTCGCGACCGAGGCACCGTGACTCGCGGCGGTGTCGGCGTCCCGTCGGTCCGCTCGAACCGCAATCAGTCGCTTGAGAGGACGGGTAGGAACTCAGAGTAGCCGACGGAACTCGCCCAGCGGCGGGAACGACAGCGTCTCCTCGCTCTCGTCGTCCCAGACCACCGGGCGGAGCGCGTCGGCGTCGGTCACGACCGGGG encodes:
- a CDS encoding formyltransferase family protein, producing MSDSLEVALLVRGTDVPEWQASAVEAMLARTDAEVSHVVRSTGSVAGSDGGLGHYLDRVREYPLWTPVGAAFQFTERPAYREPRDVADIARLGDPETLAVEPDPAPDFGNVLSDHAVETVGEADVAVRFGFGILKGDVLDAPDHGVLSFHHGDLREYRGMPSGFWEYLHDEDTAGVTLQKLSETLDGGEIVAYEPVDIADAPTWSGVRRRLFAVSDDVLVKGIGNVSRGVEPRSPDELGDLYSLPEGGDVLKYVVKEGKGRVRRSWGSTSRFSTNDVEKRF
- a CDS encoding NAD(P)/FAD-dependent oxidoreductase; this translates as MTEVVVAGGGLAGLVAARHLADAGADVRLYERHHDPGGRVRSVRRNGFVFDRGFQVLFTAYPAARRELDYDALDLRQFKPGAVVARPGERSTLADPFRDVDAALETLLNRDVTVRDKLRVLRLRRELAEKSDREMAGGPDRTTREYLRDRGFSEKFVTNFAAPFYGGITLDRSLGTSKRVFEYTFKMLTVGHIAVPARGMGAIAEQLAGSARESGADLVMDETVTDLDPSATDPRIELGRDSTTADAVVVATDPKQARELTGVESIPTDAKGCVTQYYAFDGPELDAGARLLLNADSSAPNHVAQLSAVAPEYAPEDRNLLSATYLGVPDEDDEALAERTARALDSWYPERRLDLEPLHTSRIEFAQFAQPPGLHDRLPDVRAPDGPVYLAGEYTDTSSLNAAMASGRRAAQCVAEDFDLDR
- a CDS encoding transcription factor S; protein product: MEFCDECGSMMKAEDELWVCGSCGNKTPKDPEANYVVTEDQEASEVIETNKGDEESALPTTDAHCPECGNDRARWYMQQIRAADESETRFFICTECEHKWREDDN
- a CDS encoding tRNA (adenine-N1)-methyltransferase: MTVLLVHGDREYLREPGEELQTDLGVVDVPEDVEPGQTLESHLGEPFEVRALRGPDLFNHFERTGAPMMPRDVGLIVGHTGVASGDRVLDAGTGTGVLSGYLGRMGANVTTFERDPEFAEVARGNMELADVADRVDVHVGDVTDEIADASEGDALGEFDVLTLDTEDAPEVVAHAPDLLVRGGFVAVYSPFVEHTREVVESAREAGLADVETLETIQRRMDFDDRGSRPSTAGVGHTGYLTFARRP
- a CDS encoding ABC transporter ATP-binding protein is translated as MAAVETRGLTKEFGEVTAVEDLTLSIEREEIFGLLGPNGAGKSTTLNLILGFLEPTEGTASVFGLDPWTDPQAVRKQLGIVPEGYGLYDRLTAREHIEFAAGIKGVDANPSDVLERVGLTSATERKVAGYSRGMRQRLALGISLVGSPNLLVLDEPSTGFDPHGVRELREIVRKERNRGATVVFSSHNLSEVETLCDRIGIINCGSLINLDTIEGLHERTSDTLLIEADPVPDGSKLERIENVTGVSDTESTLRIRYRGRDAKRRVLTELTKRDVVISDFTTKRASLEDLFVEATTTQYEMKG
- a CDS encoding nascent polypeptide-associated complex protein, which encodes MFGGGGGGLDPRKMQQMMKQMGIDVDELDAEEVVITKSDGEKLVFDNPDITVMDARGQETYQVVGEPRTTEGDAGGTTAVESGDDSDGSGGIPDADVEIVAQKAGASEDDAREALEATDGDLAAAVERLQ
- a CDS encoding twin-arginine translocation signal domain-containing protein, whose product is MSEESDKGSALTTNRREFLKRATVSGALGVTGITSSATIVAGNEGPKTDEKPRQQEAKGVFTTYADDLLSLLASEGILDNGTITELPLDEPVDYETVASKSGEGVNFATWSGVRADEYRIVKQLDDGVLSVAVQPAKNHAYAFYEPDTTEETYLIKSDVGVTNVEREACYKDCGCVSQCGNSVWADRRCCIQEPCGSSCAWNVWCDCCNGC